The Synechocystis sp. PCC 7509 genome includes a window with the following:
- a CDS encoding glycosyltransferase family 4 protein, with the protein MKILVLTWEFPPRIVGGIARHVAELYPEIVKLGHEVHLITVEFGSAPMYEVVDGVKVHRVDVAFSNDFFHWIVNLNDSMGSHGAKLMLEEGGFDLIHAHDWLVGDAAISLKQNFKVPLIATIHATEFGRYNGLYNADHYYICGKERLLAYNAWRVIVCTDYMRREVERALHSPWDKVDVIYNGIRAEKKHHQTDFDFWNFRRHFANDREKIVYYVGRMSHEKGVSVLINATPKVAAAMGGYVKFVIIGGGNTDNLKRQAWDLGIWEKFYFTGFMSDETLDKFQTVADCAVFPSLYEPFGIVALESFAARVPVVVSDTGGLPEVVQHTKTGVVTYTGNADSLAWGILEVLKNPGYRQWLVDNAYQDLARRFRWEDLAQQTVSVYDRVVQEKAQTVW; encoded by the coding sequence ATGAAGATTTTGGTACTGACGTGGGAGTTTCCACCGCGAATTGTAGGCGGAATTGCTCGCCACGTAGCCGAGTTATACCCAGAAATTGTTAAATTAGGGCATGAAGTTCACCTCATTACCGTAGAATTTGGCTCTGCGCCAATGTACGAAGTAGTAGACGGCGTGAAGGTGCATCGCGTTGATGTTGCTTTCAGTAATGATTTTTTCCACTGGATAGTCAATTTAAACGACAGCATGGGCAGTCATGGCGCTAAATTGATGTTAGAAGAGGGCGGTTTTGATTTAATCCACGCTCACGACTGGCTAGTGGGAGATGCGGCAATTTCTCTCAAGCAAAACTTTAAAGTTCCTCTAATTGCCACTATTCACGCTACAGAATTTGGTCGCTATAATGGGCTGTACAATGCCGACCATTATTATATTTGTGGCAAAGAAAGGTTACTGGCTTACAATGCTTGGCGGGTAATTGTGTGTACTGACTATATGCGCCGGGAAGTAGAAAGAGCGCTTCACAGTCCTTGGGATAAAGTAGATGTGATTTACAACGGCATTAGAGCCGAGAAGAAACACCATCAAACAGATTTTGACTTCTGGAATTTTCGTCGCCACTTTGCCAACGATCGCGAAAAAATAGTTTACTATGTCGGGCGCATGAGCCATGAAAAAGGTGTTTCAGTCTTAATTAATGCCACCCCCAAAGTTGCCGCCGCTATGGGTGGCTATGTCAAATTTGTCATTATTGGTGGTGGCAATACGGACAACTTAAAACGTCAAGCTTGGGATTTAGGGATTTGGGAGAAGTTTTATTTCACAGGCTTCATGTCTGACGAAACGCTAGACAAGTTTCAAACTGTAGCCGATTGCGCAGTTTTCCCTAGTTTGTACGAACCTTTTGGGATTGTAGCTCTAGAAAGTTTTGCCGCCCGCGTCCCGGTAGTGGTTTCTGATACGGGAGGTTTACCGGAGGTTGTACAGCATACAAAAACAGGTGTAGTCACTTATACAGGCAATGCGGACTCTTTGGCTTGGGGAATTTTGGAAGTATTAAAAAATCCCGGTTACAGGCAATGGTTAGTGGATAACGCCTACCAAGATTTGGCGCGGCGTTTTAGGTGGGAAGACTTGGCACAGCAAACCGTTAGCGTTTACGATCGCGTAGTACAAGAAAAAGCTCAAACTGTTTGGTAA
- a CDS encoding CCA tRNA nucleotidyltransferase encodes MSSALSPESWCFDLAWIPQNAYLVGGAVRDALLKRESEYLDLDFVLLDAVKIARKMASHYKAGFVLLDGDRQIARVVFTQATVDFAQQQGETLEEDLYRRDFTVNAIAYNPYTQEIIDPLNGYKDLQNRVMRMVSIANLQDDPLRLLRAYRQAAQLGFAIAPETQVAIRTLSPLLSRIAPERVRVELNYLLNNSLGTPWLKSAWEDGLISLWFPHTTQKSYETLALVDSAAFYFPQLPLFQALSDTVKTNWLGIAKLACLVSSLESAENELQQLTYSRAEIRAVTTALKVLPQLPAKTDTLSLKEQYLLFRQAGVVFPVLAVLAMAKGTQKDTLASLINRYLTPNDPVAHPQLLINGKDLMQALDIPPSPIIGELLNEIAIAQIEGQISTPAQAIELAAILLTHL; translated from the coding sequence ATGTCTTCTGCATTGTCTCCCGAATCTTGGTGTTTTGACTTAGCATGGATACCTCAAAATGCTTATTTAGTAGGCGGTGCGGTACGAGATGCTTTACTAAAAAGAGAATCTGAATATCTAGATTTAGATTTTGTCCTGCTAGACGCAGTAAAAATAGCGCGAAAAATGGCGAGTCACTACAAAGCTGGGTTTGTGTTACTTGACGGAGATCGCCAAATTGCTAGAGTTGTATTTACTCAAGCTACTGTAGACTTTGCCCAGCAACAAGGAGAGACGCTAGAAGAAGACTTATATCGGCGTGATTTTACGGTAAATGCGATCGCTTATAATCCCTATACTCAAGAAATCATCGATCCTTTAAATGGCTACAAAGATTTGCAAAACCGCGTCATGCGGATGGTATCAATAGCTAATTTACAAGACGATCCATTACGACTATTACGAGCATACCGCCAAGCTGCTCAACTAGGTTTTGCGATCGCACCGGAAACTCAAGTAGCTATTCGCACTCTATCGCCGCTACTAAGTAGAATTGCTCCAGAGAGAGTACGAGTAGAACTAAACTATCTTCTAAATAATTCTCTGGGTACTCCCTGGCTAAAAAGTGCTTGGGAAGATGGATTAATTAGTCTTTGGTTTCCTCACACTACTCAAAAAAGTTATGAAACTCTAGCGCTAGTAGATTCCGCCGCTTTCTATTTCCCGCAACTCCCTTTATTTCAAGCTTTAAGCGATACAGTTAAAACGAATTGGTTGGGAATTGCAAAATTAGCTTGTTTAGTTAGTAGTCTTGAATCCGCAGAAAATGAACTTCAACAATTAACTTATAGTCGTGCAGAAATTCGCGCAGTAACAACAGCACTTAAAGTATTGCCACAATTGCCAGCAAAAACCGACACTCTCAGCTTAAAAGAGCAGTATTTATTGTTTCGTCAGGCGGGAGTAGTTTTTCCAGTCTTAGCGGTTCTGGCGATGGCAAAGGGGACGCAAAAAGACACCCTTGCCTCTTTAATTAATCGCTATCTTACGCCCAACGATCCGGTTGCTCATCCACAATTATTGATTAATGGCAAAGATTTAATGCAAGCTTTAGACATACCGCCAAGTCCGATTATTGGGGAGTTATTAAATGAAATTGCGATCGCCCAAATTGAGGGCCAAATCTCCACCCCCGCCCAAGCTATAGAGTTAGCGGCAATTTTACTTACCCATTTATAG
- a CDS encoding cysteine desulfurase family protein, giving the protein MNNRPIYLDCHATTPVDERVLAAMLPYFTEYFGNPSSSGHIYGWEAEAGVKQARNTLAEAIGASPEEIVFTSGATEANNLAIKGIAEAYFSKGRHIITLQTEHSAVLDPCNYLRSLGFEITILPVQPDGLIDLNILQQALRPETILVSVMAANNEIGVLQPLAEIGAICRAAGVLFHTDAAQAIGKIPLNVEEMNIDLLSMTAHKVYGAKGIGALYVRRRNPRVQLSAQLHGGGHERSRRSGTLYPPQIVGFAKAVEIALAEMEMEAQRLINLRQQLWQQLSKLEGIHLNGHPTKRLPGNLNISVEGVDGAALLLGLQPIVAVSSGSACSSATIAPSHVLTALGHSEKLAYASVRFGIGRFNTASEIELVALCATSTIASLRRQTSFV; this is encoded by the coding sequence TTGAATAATCGTCCTATTTATCTAGATTGTCACGCTACGACCCCTGTTGACGAACGGGTATTAGCCGCAATGCTGCCTTACTTTACAGAATATTTTGGCAATCCATCAAGTAGCGGTCACATTTACGGTTGGGAAGCGGAAGCTGGTGTCAAACAGGCAAGAAATACTTTAGCTGAAGCTATTGGCGCGTCTCCAGAAGAAATAGTATTTACAAGTGGAGCAACCGAAGCAAATAATTTAGCAATTAAGGGAATTGCCGAAGCTTATTTTAGTAAAGGGCGGCATATTATTACCCTCCAAACCGAGCATAGCGCCGTTTTAGATCCTTGTAATTATTTGCGAAGTCTTGGGTTTGAAATTACTATTTTGCCTGTCCAGCCAGACGGATTAATCGACTTAAATATTTTGCAGCAAGCTTTGCGTCCAGAAACGATTTTAGTATCGGTAATGGCGGCTAATAATGAGATTGGGGTTTTGCAGCCGTTGGCAGAAATTGGTGCAATCTGTCGCGCGGCGGGGGTTTTGTTTCATACCGATGCCGCGCAAGCGATTGGTAAAATTCCTTTGAATGTAGAGGAAATGAACATTGACTTGCTATCAATGACGGCGCATAAGGTTTATGGTGCTAAAGGTATAGGTGCTTTGTACGTCCGTAGGCGCAACCCTAGAGTTCAACTATCGGCGCAGTTACACGGAGGCGGACACGAGCGTTCTAGGCGTTCGGGGACTTTGTATCCACCGCAGATTGTTGGTTTTGCCAAAGCTGTAGAAATTGCTTTAGCAGAAATGGAAATGGAGGCACAACGTTTAATTAATTTGCGCCAACAATTATGGCAACAGCTAAGTAAATTAGAGGGAATACATCTTAACGGTCATCCTACCAAGCGATTACCAGGCAACTTAAATATTAGTGTAGAAGGTGTAGATGGAGCAGCTTTGCTGTTGGGGTTGCAGCCGATTGTAGCTGTTTCTTCGGGTTCTGCGTGTTCCAGTGCAACTATTGCTCCGTCTCATGTTTTGACAGCTTTGGGACACTCGGAAAAACTAGCTTATGCTTCGGTGAGGTTTGGGATTGGGCGATTTAATACAGCTTCAGAAATTGAACTTGTAGCACTTTGCGCCACCTCTACTATTGCTAGTTTGCGGCGGCAAACTTCCTTTGTCTAG
- a CDS encoding response regulator has product MLILSCRPRTLRVLVVDDHELTRFSLKLALSGQKDIELVGVASNGQEAIEMVERYHPNVIVLDLQMPVMDGWSASSRIKIIDPSAQIIAYSSLENPKFLETTNINCLDAFCKKDTPTNELIKLVRELGEKIVNF; this is encoded by the coding sequence ATGTTAATATTGTCTTGTCGCCCCCGTACCTTGCGCGTTCTTGTAGTTGACGATCATGAGCTAACCCGTTTTAGCCTGAAGCTCGCCCTGAGCGGACAGAAAGATATTGAATTAGTAGGTGTTGCCAGTAACGGACAAGAGGCAATAGAAATGGTAGAACGCTACCACCCTAACGTAATTGTTCTCGATCTACAAATGCCCGTGATGGATGGATGGAGCGCATCTAGTCGAATCAAAATCATAGATCCATCTGCTCAAATTATTGCTTATTCCTCTCTAGAAAATCCTAAGTTTTTAGAAACAACTAACATCAACTGTTTGGATGCTTTTTGTAAAAAAGACACTCCTACTAATGAGCTAATTAAGCTAGTTAGAGAGCTAGGCGAAAAAATAGTAAATTTTTAA
- a CDS encoding Ycf34 family protein yields the protein MCICINCHYVDRCITYNAVEHQHQQPHLTEFPDFEPNEPSINVNIRTTDEEIQMEWDVVGCLSFKQETGKWAKLRPGELVPT from the coding sequence ATGTGTATTTGTATAAATTGCCATTATGTAGATCGTTGCATTACCTATAATGCTGTAGAACATCAACACCAACAGCCGCATTTAACAGAATTCCCCGATTTTGAACCAAATGAACCCTCTATAAATGTGAACATTCGCACTACTGACGAGGAAATTCAAATGGAGTGGGATGTTGTCGGTTGCTTAAGCTTTAAGCAAGAAACGGGCAAATGGGCTAAATTACGACCAGGCGAATTAGTACCAACGTGA